The genomic DNA GGTTGCCGAGGGCGACGGCGGCGTCCGGCGACATCCAGGTGTCGGCATCGTCCGGACCGCGATGGTGCAACAGATCGCGCCGCCGGTCGAAGGCCTGGCGGTCGATCGGTCCCCGCGCGGAGACCTCCCCGACAATGCCGCACACGAAGTCATCCCTCCCGCAGCGAAACCATCAATCTCGCAGATTGCGCCAGATCGCCGGCAGGTCGCGGGACATCTGGCCGAAGAGGCGAGGGAACAGCAGAAGATGCAGCGGCAGCAACAGCACCCAGAGCGGATCCCGCGCGGCCAGAACCAGGATCAACACCGGACCCAGCCACTCCTCGTAGAAGTCGTTCAAGCACCAGACGAACTTGAGGCGGCGGTAGCGGCGCGGCAGGAACCACAGTTTCCAGGCGGAGAACTTCAAGAGGGTGAAGGCGGTGAAGGCCACCAGCCCCCACCAGGCCGGCGCGAGGGCGACCAGCAGCAGGACCAGCGTGACGATCTCGACGGGCAGAAAAAGCCGATTGACCAGGGACAGCACGCGCAGCGGCGGCTGGGACGAACCGAAGGTCGCAATGCCGGCTCGGCGGTCGCCTTTTCGATCCTCGATCTGGTGCAACAGGATATTGCGCAGGCCCTTCGCCAACGCCCACACGATCACCGCACCCCCCAGCCATCGATCGTCCGGTGCCGGCGCGAAGACCAGCAGCGTGATCGCCACCGGCAGAAGATGACCGTACAGGGCGTCGGCCAACACCCCGAGAAGACCGCGCTCCTTCCAGCGCAGGGGAGGAACGCTGTAGACCATCAACAACAGCAGATGGA from Acidobacteriota bacterium includes the following:
- a CDS encoding UbiA family prenyltransferase translates to MIHVEKTNPLPAVGGERRALGASSWSAALRLGDWWPHLVPVVVACLYGSLVLGAEPAAMARKLPGFLVALVALATFGYTLNDLCDAAQDRRAGKPDALAGAGGAKIRLGLVVVSLAVGLVAWATVEAPALATGFLALHLLLLMVYSVPPLRWKERGLLGVLADALYGHLLPVAITLLVFAPAPDDRWLGGAVIVWALAKGLRNILLHQIEDRKGDRRAGIATFGSSQPPLRVLSLVNRLFLPVEIVTLVLLLVALAPAWWGLVAFTAFTLLKFSAWKLWFLPRRYRRLKFVWCLNDFYEEWLGPVLILVLAARDPLWVLLLPLHLLLFPRLFGQMSRDLPAIWRNLRD